From Nitrospinota bacterium, the proteins below share one genomic window:
- a CDS encoding NAD-dependent epimerase/dehydratase family protein: MKPDTINVYISGSGGFLGSVLKTAAPTGMRIIPIPTNDLLSEDVPLRFEPGSVVLHLGARVHVMHETAANPLEEFRTANVRATTRLAKAAIESGVATFIFASSVFVFGRGRFSKGIIPDDSPPFPGDAYGQSKWEAEQALAALFSSQWGSRCVILRLPMVYGPGNKGNMLLLLKMASKGIPMPLGAARGKRSMLYSGNFTDAIFAVIRAPHMKPPTVRTYFLNDGADLTSAELYAAISRCYSGKQGIFFFPRWLLDSIALIFAAVGRITGWRMMLTPETVSRLFDEYRFSAQQFMNDYGWRPPFTPEEGIRQTVAWHKTGKGGNPKNGLCA, encoded by the coding sequence ATGAAACCGGACACGATAAACGTTTATATTTCGGGATCTGGCGGTTTTTTGGGGTCGGTTCTAAAAACGGCCGCCCCTACGGGAATGCGCATTATCCCCATCCCAACCAACGATCTCTTGAGCGAAGATGTCCCATTGCGTTTTGAGCCCGGCTCGGTGGTGCTGCATCTGGGCGCGCGTGTACACGTTATGCATGAAACCGCCGCAAATCCGCTGGAAGAATTCAGAACAGCAAACGTGCGCGCCACCACGCGGCTGGCAAAGGCCGCCATCGAGAGCGGTGTTGCAACCTTTATTTTCGCCAGTTCCGTGTTTGTATTTGGCCGAGGCCGTTTCAGCAAAGGCATCATTCCTGACGACTCACCGCCATTCCCCGGAGATGCTTACGGCCAAAGCAAATGGGAAGCGGAGCAGGCATTAGCCGCCCTTTTTTCTTCACAGTGGGGGTCAAGGTGCGTGATCCTTCGGCTTCCCATGGTTTATGGGCCGGGGAACAAGGGGAACATGCTGCTGTTGCTGAAAATGGCCTCTAAGGGAATACCGATGCCGTTGGGCGCGGCCCGCGGTAAACGGAGCATGCTTTATTCGGGCAACTTTACGGATGCAATCTTTGCCGTCATCCGGGCACCCCATATGAAGCCGCCGACGGTGCGCACCTATTTCCTGAACGATGGCGCGGATCTCACCAGCGCCGAGCTCTATGCCGCCATTAGCCGCTGCTACTCCGGGAAACAAGGCATATTTTTCTTTCCCCGGTGGCTGTTGGATTCGATTGCGCTCATCTTCGCCGCTGTCGGCCGGATAACGGGATGGCGGATGATGCTTACCCCCGAAACCGTTTCACGGCTTTTTGACGAATACCGCTTTTCCGCCCAACAGTTCATGAACGATTATGGTTGGCGGCCCCCTTTCACTCCTGAAGAAGGGATACGGCAAACCGTTGCATGGCACAAAACCGGAAAAGGCGGAAATCCAAAAAATGGATTATGCGCTTGA